One window from the genome of Cryptococcus neoformans var. neoformans JEC21 chromosome 12 sequence encodes:
- a CDS encoding glutamate decarboxylase, putative, with the protein MALSQHVDADKLIEECKDHPIKRHLSHKAALYDIPYTSRYEVEDEVPRYRLPSKGVNGRATYQLLHDELMLDGNPNMNLASFVHTWVPDECNRLVQENINKNLVDQDEYPAAQQIHERCISMLSHLWHAPKEATAMGTATTGSSEAIMLGGLALKRRWQEKMKAAGKDIHNPGPNIVMGAEAQVALEKFARYFEVEARLVPIKPESSYVMDPKDVLKYVDENTIGVFVILGSTYTGAFESVKDVAQELDKYEAETGISVPIHVDAASGGFVAPFAYPHYQWDFQIPRVHSINASGHKYGMSTVGVGWIIWRSMEYLPKELIFELHYLGATDYSFNLNFSRPAHPILAQMFTFLNLGFEGYKRIMDKNLTVARLISRALEHSGYFICLSKIHHPKALTESSSSAEQSNILPAVADAANTVLHGKKTTVDDAEYYCEGLPVVSFMFTDEIKKKYPGVKQAWIQMQLRSIGWIVPNYPLAPDCEKTEILRVVVRESLSGDLARKLIHDILQVTEDLLNDAGPSYSMSTATRRHENLDHGKLDNIDAVHIKQHTSTYSKPC; encoded by the exons ATGGCCCTCTCTCAACACGTAGACGCCGACAAGCTCATTGAAGAGTGCAAAGACCACCCTATCAAGAGGCACCTTAGTCATAA GGCTGCTCTTTATGATATTCCCTACACTTCCCGCTACGAAGTTGAGGACGAGGTTCCGAGATACAGGCTCCCCAGTAAGGGTGTCAATGGCAGGGCTACATACCAGCTCTTACACGATGAGCTGATGCTTG ATGGGAACCCCAACATGAATTTGGCTTC ATTTGTTCACACTTGGGTTCCTGATGAGTGCAACCGTCTTGTCCAGGAAAACATCAATAAGAATCTGGTCGACCAGGACGAATACCCTGCTGCTCAACAGATTCACGAGCGATGTATC TCAATGCTCTCTCACCTCTGGCACGCTCCCAAAGAAGCCACGGCTATGGGCACCGCTACTACCGGTTCCTCTGAAGCCATCATGCTTGGCGGTCTCGCTCTCAAGCGCCGATGGcaggaaaagatgaaagCCGCTGGGAAAGATATCCACAACCCCGGACCTAACATCGTTATGGGTGCAGAGGCTCAAGTAGCTTTGGAGAAGTTTGCTAGATActttgaggttgaggcgAGACTTGTGCCTATTAAGCCTGAG TCGAGTTATGTAATGGACCCCAAGGACGTCCTCAAATACGTCGATGAGAACACAATTGGTGTCTTTGT TATCTTGGGATCAACTTACACCGGCGCGTTTGAATCCGTAAAAGACGTGGCTCAAGAGCTCGACAAATACGAGGCCGAGACAGGTATTAGTGTCCCTATCCACGTTGATGCCGCTTCTGGTGGTTTTGTTGC TCCATTTGCATACCCTCATTACCAGTGGGACTTCCAAATTCCTCGAGTCCATAG TATCAATGCCTCGGGTCACAAGTACGGTATGAGCACTGTGGGTGTCGGATGGATCATCTGGAGGTCTATGGAGTACCTTCCTAAGGAGTTGATCTTTGAGCTTCACTATCTCGGTGCT ACCGATTATTCATTTAATCTCAATTTCAGTAGACCGGCACACCCTATCCTCGCCCAGATGTTCACTT TCTTGAACCTCGGTTTCGAAGGTTACAAGCGTATAATGGACAAGAACCTCACCGTAGCTCGTCTCATCTCCCGAGCCCTCGAGCACTCTGGCTACTTCATTTGTCTCTCCAAGATCCACCACCCCAAGGCTCTTACCGAATCCTCCAGCAGCGCCGAACAATCCAACATCCTCCCTGCCGTCGCCGACGCCGCTAATACCGTTTTGCACGGCAAGAAGACTACTGTTGACGATGCCGAGTATTATTGCGAGGGTTTGCCCGTTGTGTCGTTTATGTTTACGGACGAAATTAAGAAGAAGTACCCTGGTGTGAAGCAGGCGTGGATCCAGATGCAGCTGAGGTCTATCGGCTGGATCGTCCCCAA CTACCCTCTCGCTCCCGACTGCGAGAAAACTGAGATCCTCCGAGTCGTCGTCCGAGAGTCCCTTTCTGGTGACTTGGCGAGGAAGCTCATCCACGACATTCTTCAGGT AACCGAAGATCTCCTAAATGACGCTGGACCTTCATACTCCATGTCTACTGCTACCAGGCGTCACGAGAATTTGGACCACGGCAAGCTGGATAATATTGATGCTGTCCACATCAAG CAACACACTTCCACCTATTCTAAGCCCTGTTAG
- a CDS encoding glucose-methanol-choline (GMC) oxidoreductase, putative, translating to MVHAATHPKDAPKNFDFIVLGGGAGGCTVAGRLAENPNVSVLLVEAGVNNPSEITDITTPAKAMGLRNSQYDWKYKTTMIDRPDYTRIEKPNTRGKVLGGSTALNYYTWVRGSAATFNDWEEFGGSTWNWENTKEYFNKSTTYHDDLGLFPDDIKSIGNKGGPVDISHSDLVPELKPWRDALERAWVSKGHELTVDVYNGVQKGLFKCVNSIYKGVRSTAAAFLEGKPNITLASSTISKKIIFEGKTAVGVTVIGPDDREYDFYANREVIVAQGVYESAKILMLSGIGIKSDLEALSIQCVVDSKHVGQNLQDHPILSHVFKIKDGFGLDNHLLRAGAEHDGAISSYRKNHNGPLSSGLLELVAFPRIDNRLENHKQYRDYKAQNGGKDPFGPDGQPHFEIDFVPMFADAFQWHFPTPPTGDYMTVIVDLMRPISQNGVVKLTSTDPFEQPYINLNFFSHDLDLIALREGVRFVDDILINGEGMKDIVEGDYPWPMPRNSDEGMIRQILERSQTGFHPCGTARISKDIDHGVVSPELSVHGVKNLRVADASVFPLIPDCRIQNVVYMVGEKAADFIKAAHPDLYKEAK from the exons ATGGTTCACGCTGCTACTCATCCCAAAGATGCTCCCAAAAACTTTGATTTCATCGTTCTTGGAGGTGGTGCCGGTGGTTGTACCGTTGCCGGCCGTCTTGCCGAGAACCCAAACGTGTCTGTACTTCTTGTCGAGGCCGGTGTGAA CAACCCTTCCGAGATCACCGACATCACCACCCCGGCGAAGGCCATGGGTCTGCGAAACTCTCAGTACGACTGGAAGTACAAGACGACCATGATAGACCGACCAGACTATACTCGTATCGAGAAGCCTAACACCCGTGGAAAGGTGTTGGGCGGCAGTACTGCGCTCAACTATTATACCTGGGTTCGAGGTTCGGCCGCAACCTTCAACGACTGGGAGGAGTTTGGTGGTTCCACTTGGAACTGGGAAAACACCAAGGAATACTTCAACAAGTCGACCACTTACCACGACGACCTTGGTCTCTTCCCTGACGACATTAAAAGCATCGGCAACAAGGGTGGTCCCGTCGACATTTCTCACTCTGATTTGGTCCCCGAGCTGAAGCCTTGGCGTGATGCCCTCGAAAGAGCGTGGGTGAGCAAGGGTCATGAGTTGACCGTGGACGTCTACAATGGTGTCCAGAAGGGTCTCTTCAAGTGTGTCAACTCGATCTACAAGGGTGTCCGATCTACTGCGGCTGCGTTCCTTGAGGGCAAGCCCAACATCACCTTGGCCTCttcgaccatctccaagaAGATTATTTTTGAGGGCAAGACTGCCGTCGGTGTCACCGTTATTGGGCCCGACGACCGCGAGTACGATTTCTACGCCAACCGTGAGGTTATCGTTGCTCAGGGTGTTTACGAATCCGCCAAGATCCTCATGCTGTCCGGTATCGGTATCAAGTCCGACCTCGAGGCTCTCAGCATCCAATGCGTTGTTGACTCAAAGCATGTCGGCCAGAACCTTCAGGACCACCCTATCCTGTCCCATGTCTTCAAGATTAAGGACGGTTTTGGCCTCGATAATCACCTCCTTCGCGCGGGTGCGGAGCACGATGGTGCCATTTCGTCCTACAGGAAGAATCACAATGGACCCCTCAGTTCGGGTCTACTGGAGCTCGTCGCCTTCCCTCGTATTGACAATCGTCTGGAGAACCACAAGCAGTATCGCGATTATAAGGCGCAGAACGGTGGCAAGGACCCTTTCGGTCCCGACGGCCAGCCGCACTTTGAGATCGACTTTGTC CCGATGTTCGCCGATGCCTTCCAATGGCACTTCCCCACTCCGCCCACTGGTGATTACATGACCGTCATTGTTGACTTGATGCGTCCCATCTCGCAAAACGGTGTGGTAAAACTCACCTCGACCGACCCCTTCGAGCAGCCTTACATCAacctcaacttcttctcgcaCGACCTTGACCTCATCGCCCTTCGGGAAGGTGTCCGCTTTGTTGACGATATTCTCATAAACGGCGAGGGCATGAAGGACATTGTTGAGGGCGACTACCCCTGGCCGATGCCCCGAAATTCAGACGAGGGCATGATCCGACAGATCCTGGAAAGGTCGCAGACCGGTTTCCATCCCTGCGGAACTGCTCGTATCAGCAAGGACATCGACCACGGTGTCGTCAGCCCCGAGCTCTCGGTCCACGGCGTCAAGAACCTCCGTGTTGCTGACGCCTCAGTCTTCCCTCTTATCCCCGATTGCCGTATCCAGAACGTTGTGTACATGGTCGGtgagaaggctgctgaTTTCATCAAGGCCGCGCACCCGGACCTTTACAAAGAGGCAAAGTAA
- a CDS encoding glucose-methanol-choline (GMC) oxidoreductase, putative: protein MTEKTPTYTLSEGCPIADATTAQRLGSCPVKGLMLMQDTQLIETLAHFSRERIPERTVHASAVGAWGEFEVTHDNSDITSAAFLNGIGKKSKVLMRISTVGPEAGTAETVRDVRGWSMKIFTEEGNQDFVFNSIPVFFIRDPIKFPSVNRSHKRHPAKHTADSSMFWDFHNNNPEGTHAIMMYFSNRGLPYSLRQINSYSGHTYKLTKSDGSFVYVKLHFKSNQGVKGMTQAEGVRTAGEAPDFHTTDMWDAIERGDYPTWTLYAQVMKPEEAENYRWNIFDMTKVWPHKDFPLRPLGKLTLNRNPENYFSDIEQAAFSPSTMVPGVAPSGDPMLQARMFAYPDAARYRLGVNYQQLPCNRPVSEVYAPYQRDGAMRYMTNYGGDPNYVRSSLKEVNFKGQLGAKGHSTGGNEKHNEWVGRVAAYTSEVTDEDYVQARMFWEVLGKAGDQEDLITNVSCHLSKAIPSVQKGAVEIFAKVNVDLAKSIEDRLAELNKGK, encoded by the exons ATGACTGAGAAAACACCGACGTACACCCTGTCCGAAG GATGCCCTATCGCGGATGCTACGACCGCCCAGCGTCTGGGCAGTTGCCCCGTTAAGGGCCTGATGTTGATGCAGGACACCCAGCTCATCGAGACTCTGGCCCACTTCAGTAGGGAGCGCATTCCCGAGCGTACCGTGCATGCTTCTGCCGTTGGTGCATGGGGCGAATTTGAAGTAACTCACGACAATTCCGACATCACTTCGGCTGCTTTCCTCAATGGGATTGGCAAAAAGTCCAAGGTTCTTATGCGTATCTCCACTGTGGGACCGGAGGCTGGCACAGCCGAGACTGTTCGGGATGTGAGGGGCTGGTCGATGAAGATCTTCACTGAAGAGGGCAACCAAGACTTTGTCTTCAACAGCATT CCGGTGTTCTTCATCCGAGACCCAATCAAATTCCCCTCTGTTAACCGATCTCACAAGCGTCATCCCGCAAAGCATACCGCCGACTCTTCTATG TTCTGGGA CTttcacaacaacaaccccGAGGGAACTCATGCCATCATGATGTATTTTAGCAATCGAGGGCTGCCGTATTCACTAAGGCAAATCAACTCCTACAGTGGTCACACTTACAAGCTCACCAAATCG GACGGCTCTTTTGTTTATGTCAAACTCCACTTCAAATCCAATCAAGGTGTCAAGGGCATGACGCAGGCCGAAGGCGTACGCACTGCCGGCGAAGCACCCGATTTCCACACGACCGATATGTGGGATGCTATCGAGCGGGGCGACTACCCTACTTGGACGTTGTATGCTCAAGTCATGAAGCCCGAAGAGGCTGAAAACTACCGCTGGAATATCTTCGATATGACCAAGGTTTGGCCCCACAAAGACTTCCCCCTCAGACCACTTGGTAAATTGACCCTAAACCGTAAC CCCGAAAACTACTTCTCAGACATTGAGCAGGCTGCCTTTTCGCCATCGACAATGGTGCCGGGCGTTGCGCCCTCCGGAGATCCAA TGCTGCAAGCTAGGATGTTTGCCTACCCCGATGCCGCTCGATACCGCCTCGGTGTCAACTACCAGCAACTTCCGTGCAATCGGCCCGTCAGTGAGGTTTATGCGCCCTACCAGCGTGACGGTGCGATGCGCTACATGACCAATTACGGAGGTGATCCCAATTATGTGCGATCTTCTCTCAAGGAAGTCAACTTCAAGGGTCAATTGGGCGCAAAAGGCCATTCCACTGGGGGCAACGAGAAACACAATGAATGGGTCGGTCGAGTTGCGGCGTACACATCCGAGGTAACGGATGAGGATTACGTCCAAGCTCGCATGTTCTGGGAGGTTCTTGGCAAAGCTGGCGACCAAGAGGACTTGATCACCAATGTCTCGTGTCATCTAAGCAAGGCTATCCCGTCGGTGCAGAAAGGAGCTGTCG AAATCTTCGCCAAGGTGAATGTTGATTTGGCCAAGTCCATCGAAGACCGTTTGGCTGAGCTCAACAAAGGAAAGTAA
- a CDS encoding UDP-galactose transporter, putative, with product MGVLRLAVCISGVYAAFLLWAIAQERLSKPFPSVHPHPHQQPHSPSDPPPGDKFPSPLFLNFAQALASSLSALCYLSFKAWRDGWKGRGLGQLLGLKEVFGKSQTALNGDAKANKKESELNEKTKEVVEKAPKPPKKSLLALLVQVSVFQTIASPIGFLALRHISYPTMVLGKSCKLIPVLLLNVLLYRRKFSPHKYIVVALVTVGISMFMLFAETSKKKKGGSDSMWGLVLLLVNLLIDGLTNSTQDQIFSSYPSYTGQQMMFTMALTTQIILLPLLVLPLPTNPISLLAHLPPPFGSSVPTSTLSFSPPAALESISFLLSHPSALAPLFAYALLGGLGQLFIFETIQHFGSLTLVMVTVTRKLFTMLLSVVVFEHRLTKGQWLGVGVVFAGIGVEAGMKRKDVMKKAKKD from the exons ATGGGAGTCCTCAG GTTAGCTGTGTGTATCTCGGGTGTATACGCTGCCTTTTTACTGTGGGCCATCGCTCAAGAACGGT TATCAAAACCTTTTCCCTCTGTgcaccctcatcctcaccaacAGCCCCATTCACCTTCAGACCCTCCACCCGGCGATAAGTTCCCTTCGCCATTATTCCTCAACtttgctcaagctctggCTTCCAGCTTGAGTGCGCTTTGTTACTTGTCGTTCAAAGCTTGGAGAGACGGATGGAAAGGGCGAGGTCTGGGCCAGCTGTTAGGATTGAAAGAAGTGTTCGGTAAAAGCCAAACCGCATTGAATGGTGATGCCAAAGCCAACAAGAAAGAGTCCGAGTTGAACGAAAAGACGAAGGAGGTTGTCGAGAAGGCACCGAAGCcgccgaagaagagtctCCTCGCACTCCTCGTGCAGGTTTCGGTCTTCCAGACGATAGCCAGTCCCATTGGATTCCTTGCCTTGAGGCATATCTCATATCCTACAATGGTTTTAGGCAAG TCCTGCAAGCTCATCCCAGTCTTGTTGCTCAACGTCCTTCTCTATCGACGAAAGTTCTCACCTCATAAGTATATCGTCGTAGCACTCGTTACCGTCGGCATTAGTATGTTCATGCTTTTCGCTGAAACatcaaaaaagaagaagggtggaagTGATAGTATGTGGGGACTCGTTTTGTTACTTGTCAA CCTTCTTATCGATGGCCTGACAAACTCGACCCAAGACCAAATCTTCTCATCATATCCTTCATACACCGGCCAGCAGATGATGTTCACAATGGCGCTCACTACTCAAATTATCCTATTAcctctccttgtccttccGCTCCCCACCAACCCAATATCTCTTCTCGCCCATTTACCTCCGCCTTTTGGCTCTTCTGTGCCAACCTCTACTCTCAGCTTCTCCCCTCCTGCGGCATTGGAATctatctctttccttctttcccatccttccgCTCTTGCGCCTCTCTTTGCATACGCCCTTCTTGGTGGCTTGGGTcagctcttcatctttgaaACTATCCAGCACTTTGGCTCCCTTACCCTCGTCATGGTCACCGTCACAAGGAAGCTTTTTACCATGCTCCTTAGTGTCGTCGTCTTTGAGCACAGGCTCACAAAAGGTCAATGGTTGGGTGTGGGCGTTGTGTTCGCTGGTATCGGTGTCGAGGCTgggatgaaaaggaaggatgtaatgaagaaagcgaagaaagaCTGA
- a CDS encoding expressed protein, giving the protein MADKEELQERTKVARQEYREYLPLAQQLQGDLRDDAEQLRVQEGWDEDTWNGVEEWVDDVGSIWRALRRNRYDQNKTHSFLLSVLSTRLSLSLHGPIPSILPYSDSPLFHILPLPSHTDKLNRPIVVLTAREIVRDEQGMLDDVKEWIWWALEMCRRTSKDWWSKGMWDGSGVDGYGRGKGKARGEGGEGIVLLVDAAGAGYRNLEVDLLPTLLSVGHNSFPGLLEAVYVINVGWTGRSMWAVVKHLLPKSALERVAFLDTKESLAEVFELDKIPQAYGGDSPYTFSPSNNPIYAYYSRHSSHSFIASISRSTSCTSIADVYYTARNTPFPSRRTSPLISRQNSASSGMMKAMFRAGYGNDLRMTKSRDERSRKVEGDDDGDEEDEMTRVISASDVAAVGPMTGLITQSLTEPEDPQPILSRASSTLTSRSKPPTRAPSSAAVSRIKSLSDFHLYLSPSRLARIDLLSDSSDSEDEPPPPPSIPSLPRRKVLRPALLEKSLAGTPDEREKRTNRPALRLMGLPGHLADDDPVRSYSGRLQMHHAKWLEGWKGTPEELGLEDNHKLGGVKHEEEENAPIPRTISVSPPIDRPPSPSGTLEPSPSPSPIHSPAMTPQPHDIQPYSTSNPFFGYPVVQFGSSIRPRYPRNRKRDLVKTLLFLFMLKLQSWRDSVERALGLNRLRIPSLSQPYCSSSLYTPGPNRRNPAEGLVRSAATPGTYSKQVAKYRRWDKDWWWMIIGMLLLRGTWGRIVLAPLEALGLGLSEWKAIWGAV; this is encoded by the exons ATGgcagacaaagaagaactaCAAGAACGAACTAAAGTGGCTAGACAAGAGTATAGAGAATATCTACCGCTTGCACAGCAACTCCAAGGAGATCTCCGAGACGACGCCGAACAACTTCGGGTACAGGAAGGCTGGGATGAAGATACGTGGAATGGTGTTGAAGAGTGGGTTGATGATGTGGGAAGTATATGGAGAGCTTTAAGA AGAAACCGCTATGACCAAAACAAGACACActcattcctcctctcagTCCTGTCGACtcgtctttctctctctttacACGGCCCTATCCCTTCTATCCTACCATACTCGGATtcccctctcttccacatcctccccctcccttCACACACCGATAAACTCAACAGACCAATTGTCGTTCTCACCGCGCGCGAAATTGTTAGGGACGAACAAGGAATGCTAGATGATGTCAAAGAATGGATATGGTGGGCTTTAGAAATGTGTAGGAGGACATCTAAGGACTGGTGGAGTAAAGGGATGTGGGACGGAAGTGGGGTGGATGGGTATGggaggggaaaagggaaggcgaggggcgaaggaggggaagggattGTCTTGTTGGTTGATGCAGCCGGTGCGGGATATCGAAACCTT GAGGTTGATCTACTGCCTACACTACTTTCCGTAGGACATAACAGCTTTCCGGGCCTCCTCGAGGCGGTATACGTTATCAACGTTGGATGGACAGGGCGAAGCATGTGGGCCGTTGTCAAGCATTTGCTCCCCAAATCTGCTTTAGAAAGGGTTGCATTCCTGGACACGAAAGAATCACTAGCCGAAGTCTTCGAACTGGACAAGATCCCACAAG CATACGGTGGCGACAGCCCTTATACATTCTCGCCCTCTAATAATCCCATTTACGCATACTATTCCCGCCACTCGAGTCATTCGTTTATTGCCTCCATTTCCAGAAGCACATCATGCACCTCTATAGCAGACGTATACTACACAGCGCGCAACACGCCTTTTCCGAGCCGCCGAACGTCTCCATTGATTAGTAGGCAGAATAGCGCTTCAAGTGGTATGATGAAAGCCATGTTTCGAGCGGGGTATGGAAATGATTTGAGAATGACCAAGAGTCGTGATGAGAGATCCCGAAAggtggagggagatgatgatggcgatgaagaggatgagatgacCAGAGTCATATCTGCATCTGATGTTGCCGCCGTAGGCCCGATGACGGGTCTTATAACACAGTCCTTGACCGAACCGGAAGATCCACAACCGATTTTATCCAGGGCAAGTAGTACCCTCACGTCAAGAAGTAAACCACCTACTCGAGCTCCCTCGTCCGCAGCGGTCTCACGCATCAAATCCCTCTCCGACTTTCATCTCTATCTCTCACCTTCTCGATTAGCGCGTATCGATCTTCTCTCTGACTCTTCTGATTCGGAAGATGAGcctccccctccaccttctATCCCTTCGCTTCCTCGTCGCAAAGTGCTTCGCCCGGCGCTGCTGGAAAAGAGCCTAGCAGGAACGCCTGACGAGCGCGAGAAAAGAACTAATAGACCCGCTTTGCGGTTGATGGGCCTTCCAGGTCATTTGGCGGATGATGATCCTGTGCGAAGCTATTCGGGAAGATTGCAGATGCATCATGCAAAGTGGCtggagggatggaagggaacTCCGGAAGAGCTTGGACTGGAAGATAATCATAAGCTTGGCGGCGTAAAacatgaggaagaggaaaacgCCCCGATACCGAGAACAATATCCGTTTCACCACCTATTGATCgtcctccttcaccttccgGCACTCTTGAGCCATCTCCGTCACCGTCTCCCATCCATTCTCCCGCAATGACACCACAACCTCATGACATCCAGCCTTACTCCACCTCAAATCCTTTCTTCGGTTATCCAGTAGTGCAATTTGGCAGCTCTATCAGGCCAAGATATCCTCGTAACAGGAAACGTGATCTTGTCAAGACGCTCTTGTTCCTTTTCATGCTAAAGTTACAGAGCTGGAGGGATTCTGTTGAAAGAGCTCTAGGCTTGAACCGTCTACGTATCCCGTCCCTTTCCCAACCTTACTGCTCGTCCTCACTTTATACTCCTGGGCCTAACAGGAGAAACCCCGCCGAGGGTCTTGTTCGCTCTGCGGCAACGCCCGGCACGTACTCGAAGCAAGTCGCGAAATATAGAAGATGGGATAAAGAttggtggtggatgatTATTGGGAtgctgttgttgagagGAACGTGGGGAAGAATTGTGCTGGCACCGTTGGAGGCATTGGGACTGGGGTTGTCTGAATGGAAGGCTATATGGGGAGCAGTATGA
- a CDS encoding chaperone regulator, putative, with protein MLPTTLFFLLTLALLGGCLAESLYNVLGVRKDASDADIKKAYRKLSKKYHPDINPDEAAHEKFIQVSKAYEVLSNSETRTIYDRHGEQGLKQHEAQKSGGSQDPFARFFGGGAAQEQKGPGLITNVEVSLADLYTGRTLEFQIPRRVICPHCHGSGAESEKDIHSCNKCGGQGVVVQRHQVFPGMFTNVQMTCPHCNGKGKQITRSCHVCHSEKTVQTQHTLALHIPAGAPEGFEEVFHGEADEQIDMEAGDVVVRVRSKLNEGEGAWRRKENGILGRVTLSVAEALLGFERRLTHLDGRTITLSRTGTTQPGEVEVIEGEGMPSYMDIPPGDMFIEYSVVFPTAVSSETRQKLSDILKYAPPVHHDEL; from the exons ATGCTCCCCAcaaccctcttcttcttactGACGCTAGCCTTACTAGGCGGATGCTTGGCGGAATCGCTTTATAACGTTTTAGGAG TGAGAAAGGACGCTTCAGACGCTGATATCAAGAAGGCGTACCGG AAATTGTCAAAAAAATATCATCCCGATATCAATCCTGACGAGGCGGCCCACGAAAAATTTATCCAAGTTTCTAAAG CTTATGAGGTCCTGTCAAACTCTGAGACAAGGACGATTTACGACAGACATGGCGAGCAGGGTTTGAAGCAACATGAAGCTCAAAAATCTGGCGGAAGCCAAGATCCGTTTGCCAGATTCTTTGGAGGAG GTGCTGCACAAGAGCAGAAAGGTCCTGGATTGATCACGAATGTTGAGGTTTCCTTGGCGGACCTGTACACAGGCAGAACGTTGGAG TTCCAAATACCTCGACGAGTCATTTGCCCTCATTGTCACGGATCAGGAGCGGAGTCTGAGAAGGATATTCATTCATGTAACAAGTGTGGAGGACAAGGAGTGGTCGTCCAGCGACATCAGGTCTTCCCCGGAATGTTCACCAATGTCCAAATGAC GTGCCCTCATTGTAATGGTAAAGGCAAACAAATCACCCGCTCATGTCATGTCTGCCACTCTGAAAAAACTGTTCAAACCCAGCACACTCTCGCTCTACACATTCCTGCCGGTGCACCCGAAGGATTTGAGGAGGTTTTCCATGGAGAAGCGGATGAACAGATTGATATGGAAGCGGGCGATGTAGTGGTACGGGTGAGGAGTAAGTTGAACGAGGGTGAAGGGgcgtggaggaggaaggagaatgggatTTTGGGAAGGGTAACATTGAGTGTGGCTGAG GCATTGCTTGGATTTGAGAGACGCTTGACGCATCTTGATGGTCGTACAATTACATTGTCACGGACAGGAACGACCCAGCCTGGAGAAGTAGAAGTGATCGAAGGAGAGGGT ATGCCATCGTACATGGACATTCCGCCGGGGGACATGTTCATTGAATATTCTGTCGTTTTCCCCACAGCAGTATCCTCAGAGACTAGACAGA AACTCTCCGATATATTAAAGTATGCGCCACCTGTGCACCACGACGAGCTGTAA
- a CDS encoding expressed protein has product MTRTERNQYPAAVLKDRHSRTGLDKTQWNHKNGDGAHNWGSTARKGDDEASGRLDGEAEAEAALDELPSSDVFDLDEEINDPVGAMPVTDSGNDFKPMDLGKRGSIQGQSNIATSPTDSMSSLDSGDRPGMGRRMSAVSDEEREKMRLYREGVLHKKQGVDLAHIARSSHGIAMSPPTNSYLGPVSPSNTRYGFNFNK; this is encoded by the exons ATGACTAGGACTGAG CGCAACCAATACCCCGCTGCCGTCCTCAAGGACCGTCATTCCCGCACTGGTCTCGACAAGACCCAGTGGAACCACAAGAACGGCGATGGCGCCCATAACTGGGGATCTACCGCCCGTAAAGGCGATGACGAAGCTTCCGGCCGTCTTGACGGTGAGGCCGAGGCTGAAGCCGCTCTAGACGAACTCCCGTCTTCCGACGTTTTTGACCTCGATGAAGAGATCAATGATCCTGTCGGTGCGATGCCTGTCACCGACTCTGGCAATGACTTTAAGCCGATGGACCTTGGCAAAAGAGGGAGTATCCAGGGCCAGAGTAATATTGCTACCAGCCCCACCGATAGTATGAGCAGCCTTGACTCTGGCGACAGGCCtgggatggggaggaggatgagtgcggtgagtgatgaagagagagagaagatgaggctCTATAGGGAGGGTGTCCTCCACAAGAAGCAGG GCGTCGACTTGGCCCACATCGCTAGGTCCTCGCACGGTATCGCCATGTCGCCTCCCACCAACAGCTACCTCGGCCCTGTCAGCCCTTCCAACACCAGGTATGGTTTCAATTTT AACAAGTAA